One window of the Polypterus senegalus isolate Bchr_013 chromosome 18, ASM1683550v1, whole genome shotgun sequence genome contains the following:
- the trmt5 gene encoding tRNA (guanine(37)-N1)-methyltransferase: MWRFCSSVKTNQGTVNTLLLSFTTNLANPAIRKLFSVHTRSRFAGMLPAADAKYENVDLYAPPAFVRGMTKLNREAFKKSVSVPALRVKKEIINKLMKSLKSIALQRPGVKRVVEDPTDEDHKLVLLDPYKISPGASFGELEKNVLKEHNVSIEIHKYNLEMTYENFKCEEILRAVLPEGQDVTSGFSRVGHIAHMNLREHQLPYKHLIGDVIIDKNPGVTSVVNKMNTIDSTYRNFQMEVLAGLEDMVAKVRENNVTYEFDFSKVYWNPRLSTEHERIVQLLKSGDLVFDVFAGVGPFAIPAAKKKCIVFANDLNPESHKWLQHNCKLNKVDQRVNLFNLDGRDFITNIVKGQLAKLLNTGTEQNCGIHIIMNLPALAVQFLDAFKNLLEEPDTSKAVLPHIHCYSFSKHDDPAEDVMKQAEDVLNCELRSHCSVHLVRNVAPNKEMVCITFQIPREVIFQKQKESKDVWEEPESKRLKTSNIVSEDQSVS, encoded by the exons ATGTGGAG GTTTTGTTCTTCTGTGAAGACTAACCAAGGAACAGTAAACACTTTGCTTCTAAGTTTTACTACAAATCTTGCAAATCCTGCTATAAGAAAACTTTTCTCAGTTCACACCAGAAGCAGATTTGCAGGAATGTTGCCAGCAGCAGATGCAAAGTACGAAAATGTGGATTTGTATGCGCCTCCGGCGTTTGTTCGTGGAATGACTAAGCTAAATAGAGAAGCTTTTAAGAAAAGCGTCTCTGTACCTGCTTTACGAGTGAAGAAGGAAATTATAAACAAACTTATGAAATCTTTAAAGAGTATTGCTCTTCAGCGGCCAGGTGTTAAGAGAGTTGTGGAGGATCCTACAGATGAAGACCACAAACTAGTGCTTTTGGATCCATATAAAATTTCCCCTGGGGCTTCCTTTGGTGaactagaaaaaaatgttttgaaagagcACAATGTCAGTAtagaaatacacaaatacaacttGGAGATGACATACGAGAATTTCAAATGTGAGGAAATCCTGCGTGCGGTGCTACCAGAAGGACAGGATGTGACATCAGGATTCAGTAGAGTTGGTCATATTGCCCATATGAATTTACGTGAGCACCAGCTGCCATACAAGCACCTAATTG GAGATGTGATAATTGACAAGAATCCAGGTGTGACCTCAGTGGTCAACAAGATGAATACTATTGATTCCACATATCGCAACTTTCAGATGGAAGTGTTGGCAGGATTAGAAGACATGGTTGCCAAG GTCAGAGAAAATAACGTCACATATGAGTTTGACTTTTCCAAAGTGTATTGGAACCCCAGGCTCAGCACAGAGCACGAGCGGATCGTTCAACTTTTGAAGTCAGGAGATTTGGTATTTGATGTCTTTGCAGGTGTTGGGCCTTTTGCAATACCTGCagcaaagaaaaaatgcattgtttttgcCAATGATCTCAACCCAGAGTCTCATAAATGGCTGCAGCACAACTGCAAATTGAACAAAGTAGACCAAAGAGTTAACCTCTTCAATTTAGATGGTCGAGACTTCATCACCAACATTGTTAAAGGCCAGCTTGCAAAACTGTTAAACACAGGAACAGAGCAGAATTGTGGCATCCATATTATCATGAACCTTCCTGCTCTAGCAGTACAATTTCTGGATGCTTTCAAAAACTTGCTAGAAGAGCCAGACACTTCCAAGGCTGTTTTACCACACATTCACTGCTATAGTTTTTCAAAACACGATGATCCTGCAGAGGACGTGATGAAGCAAGCTGAAGATGTCCTAAACTGTGAACTGCGTAGCCATTGTTCAGTCCACTTAGTGAGGAATGTTGCCCCCAACAAAGAGATGGTGTGCATTACCTTCCAAATTCCAAGAGAAGTGATATTCCAAAagcagaaagaaagcaaag aTGTATGGGAGGAACCAGAGTCAAAACGTCTCAAGACTAGCAACATTGTGAGTGAAGACCAGAGCGTCTCTTAG